ACACAGTCTGTTACAAATGTAGGTCTTTCAGGACATGTTCTGCCTCCTACAAATGAAAGACGCAGTTCAGTTTTGCCTCCCAAGGTTGTTCCATCTCTGCCAACAGGAAATGAAGTGTTGTTGCCTCCTCCACCAGTACAGTTTAGCATGGAGTTTTCTCCTAGTAAATCAGATGGACTGTCATCATTTTCCTTGGATGAGACAATGTCCACTTGTGATTCTTTCAAAAGCCCTGAAGTTGAATATATCGACAACCATGATGTTTCAGCTATCAGTTCCATTGAGCGAAAAACATTCAGCAATCTCTGTATTTCGGACCATGATGTAGTAGCAACAGGTGCAGTATCATATTCTAAACAAATTTATTTGGTacttcaaatttttatttcttgGTTTGCTCAATTGGTTTATTTGGAAACTGATTTTGCTTGCAGGAAGTATTTGCAATCGAGATGCTGTGGCAGAGAAGGAAGCCGATGATATGGTAATTGATGTTGATGACAATTTCATGGATCCCCAGCTTTGTGCAACATTTGCTTGTGATATTTACAAGCACCTACGGGCATCCGAGGTATacatttgaaattttggttaaataTATAAGCTATACATAGGATTTGTTCCTGAACTCTCCTATTTCTTTTGGTTTAAAGGTGAAGAAAAGGCCTTCGACCAACTTCATGGAGACGATTCAGAATGACATAAATTCCAGCATGCGTGCAATACTAATTGATTGGCTTGTAGAAGTAATTTTCTGTCTGTCAACAGAACTTGTATAGTTATTTACAGTCCAGTACACAAAAGGCTAAACACATTGTCTTCTGTTGGCATAATCCCTGCTTAACATTTCTAAGATTCAATGTCAACTGCAGGTGGCTGAAGAGTATAGGCTTGTGCAGGATACACTATACTTGACGGTGAGCTACATAGACCGGTACCTCTCGGGGAATACGATGAACAGGCAGCGGCTACAGTTGCTTGGTGTTGCCTGCATGATGATTGCTTCGTAAGATAGAACCATACccctttgttttgtttctttctaTAGTATCACATACTATGTTACCTGTACATATCCGCATCAAACACATAACAAAAGATCGTCTCTAATTTTTCAGCAAATATGAGGAGATTTGTGCCCCTCAGGTGGAGGAATTCTGCTACATAACTGATAATACATATTTCAAGGATGAGGTTTGGCCTCTGTTTTTTGGACTATAACaggttactttttttttcatcaaactTGAGTAAACCATTAAGCTTTCCAACTTGTATAACAGGTTCTAGAAATGGAATCATCTGTTCTGAATTACTTGAAGTTTGAAATGACTGCCCCAACAGCTAAATGTTTCTTAAGGTAAATATTTTACCCCgttattattgaataatataCTTCCTGTTATTTTTTCTTCATGTTTATGATTCTTGTTTCAACTTTGTGATCATTGGTATGACAATTCAGACGGTTTGTTCGTGCTGCTCAAGGGATCAATGAGGTATCACACAAATCTTGTAAAGCTTTAATATCTCTACAAAAAAGTAACATAGTTGCACTATTTGAGACCATGCTTAAAATTATATTGGGTATCAATTGAAATCAATATTGTAAATACTTCTGTCCATCGTATATCCAGACATGGCTTTGGAGATTTATGGATAAACTtggaaaaaaattgaacatactcATGCTAGAGAAACTTTTATTCATCACCGAAACCCAAGTCTGAGTAACACAATTTATTTCCATTAGTTTTTCTACACCTAACTCCTTGATTTTCCTTTGTTGTTGGTGTGTTTTTCTGATTAGGTTCCATCAATGCAATTAGAGTGCATGGCCAACTACATTGCTGAACTGTCTCTCCTTGAGTACAGTATGCTTTGCTACCCTCCATCACTCATTGCTGCATCCGCAATTTTCCTTGCTAAATTTATACTTCTTCCATCAAAGAAACCTTGGGTATGTTCGTGTCTGCTCGGACACAAGCAGCTTCTTCTTGCTGTTTTTCTTATTTGAATAGACTCTTTTTGTTGACATTACTTAGACTGATCTCATTTATTACGGTGCAGAATTCTACCTTGCAGCATTACACACTGTATAAGCCCTCCGATCTATTTGAGTGTGTTAAGGACCTTCATAGACTATGCTGTAACAACAACAATTCTACTTTGCCTGCAATCAGGGAGAAATACAGTCAGCATAAGGTAAACAAAGATTGGGTGCACCAAATGTTAATAGTAGACTCCGTAATTTTAGATATGATACAAAAACACAACAGAAACACCATGTTTGTTAAACGAGTTATATTGTAATAAATATAACTCGTTTAACACGACAAACAGTAGAAGGCATTGGACAGCTTTTAGGAGCTGTAAAATGTTATTTGCTGCTTTGCATAGCTGAAatgtcttaattttgttttttttttgtttttggcaCAGTATAAATGTGTTGCAAAGAAGTATTGCCCTCCTTCAATACCTTCAGATTTCTTCCACAACTGAAGAAGGCATTGGACACCATCAGCAACAGCACAACTGTTCCAATTCTTTGT
The genomic region above belongs to Gossypium hirsutum isolate 1008001.06 chromosome D05, Gossypium_hirsutum_v2.1, whole genome shotgun sequence and contains:
- the LOC107940547 gene encoding cyclin-A1-1 produces the protein MSAQKGNRRSSFSSSTTSSLAKRHASSSENVGRVIASLAKKRVPLTNITNQKQSSSSKSSALASSLVQSSNKIQKARKTQSVTNVGLSGHVLPPTNERRSSVLPPKVVPSLPTGNEVLLPPPPVQFSMEFSPSKSDGLSSFSLDETMSTCDSFKSPEVEYIDNHDVSAISSIERKTFSNLCISDHDVVATGSICNRDAVAEKEADDMVIDVDDNFMDPQLCATFACDIYKHLRASEVKKRPSTNFMETIQNDINSSMRAILIDWLVEVAEEYRLVQDTLYLTVSYIDRYLSGNTMNRQRLQLLGVACMMIASKYEEICAPQVEEFCYITDNTYFKDEVLEMESSVLNYLKFEMTAPTAKCFLRRFVRAAQGINEVPSMQLECMANYIAELSLLEYSMLCYPPSLIAASAIFLAKFILLPSKKPWNSTLQHYTLYKPSDLFECVKDLHRLCCNNNNSTLPAIREKYSQHKYKCVAKKYCPPSIPSDFFHN